A portion of the Glycine max cultivar Williams 82 chromosome 10, Glycine_max_v4.0, whole genome shotgun sequence genome contains these proteins:
- the LOC102669702 gene encoding uncharacterized protein yields the protein MEEEKKEKMVKDDKQELSLFRDATLSMCRRLGELEIMPTRMTLQLADRSITRSHGVIEDVLVRVKHFNFPTDFVVMDIDEDLEIPIILGCPFMSTASCVVDMGKKKLELGIDNQKISFDLFDEEKHLSDQNVCLQVKEFDEKVLKDRTKSDLG from the exons ATGGAggaggagaagaaggagaaaatggTGAAGGATGACAAACAAGAGCTG tcattatttagggatgcCACACTCTCCATGTGTAGAAGGTTGGgggagttggaaataatgcctACAAGAATGACTTTACAGCTAGCTGATCGCTCCATAACCAGATCCCACGGTgttattgaagatgttttggttcgAGTCAAACATTTCAATTTCCCAACTGATTTTGTAGTGATGGACATAGATGAGGATCTTGAAATTCCCATAATTTTGGGATGCCCTTTCATGTCCACTGCAAGTTGTGTAGTAGACATGGGAAAGAAAAAGCTGGAGTTAGGCATTGATAATCAGAAAATCAGCTTCGACTTGTTTGATGAAGAAAAACATTTGTCGGACCAAAATGTCTGCTTACAGGTGAAGGAGTTTGATGAGAAGGTTCTAAAGGATAGAACCAAGAGTGATCTAGGATAA